In one Melospiza melodia melodia isolate bMelMel2 chromosome 5, bMelMel2.pri, whole genome shotgun sequence genomic region, the following are encoded:
- the HELT gene encoding hairy and enhancer of split-related protein HELT, whose translation MASKLKERRRTPVSHKVIEKRRRDRINRCLTELGKTVPMALAKQSSGKLEKAEILEMTVQYLRALHSADFPRSREKELLSEFANYFHYGYHECMKNLVHYLTTVERMETKDTKYARILAFLQSKARFVTEPLFTSLGSLPEPDFSYPLHPGPECPGHVHSPAEGVLQPPSGGPFPWHGAARSPSLPYHLPGAAVPLASPGQQRSTFLSSVQGLDRHYLNLLGHSHPNAFGLPPGQHPSML comes from the exons ATGGCCTCCAAGCTCAAGGAGCGGAGG AGGACGCCGGTTTCCCACAAAGTGATTGAGAAGCGGAGGAGGGACCGCATCAACCGCTGCCTCACCGAGCTGGGGAAGACGGTGCCCATGGCTCTGGCCAAGCAG AGCTCGGGGAAGCTGGAGAAAGCGGAGATCCTGGAGATGACGGTGCAGTACCTGCGGGCCCTGCACTCGGCGGACTTTCCCCGCAGCCGGGAGAAGG agctgctctccgaGTTCGCCAATTATTTCCACTACGGCTACCACGAGTGCATGAAGAACCTGGTCCACTACCTGACAACGGTGGAGAGGATGGAGACCAAAGACACCAAGTACGCCCGCATCCTGGCCTTTCTCCAGTCCAAAGCACGCTTCGTTACTGAGCCTCTCTTCACGTCCCTGGGCTCCCTCCCGGAGCCGGACTTTTCCTACCCGCTGCATCCTGGGCCCGAGTGCCCCGGGCACGTCCACAGTCCCGCCGAGGGCGTGCTCCAGCCGCCCTCGGGGGGGCCATTCCCCTGGCACGGCGCCgcccgcagcccctccctgccctaCCACTTGCCCGGCGCCGCCGTACCCCTCGCCAGCCCCGGCCAGCAGCGCAGCACTTTCCTCTCATCCGTGCAGGGGCTGGACCGCCACTACCTCAACCTCCTCGGCCATTCCCACCCCAACGCGTTCGGGCTGCCCCCGGGCCAGCACCCCTCCATGCTCTAG